GGCACTGGAGCAGCGCATTGATGCTTATCGTCGCTGTGGTAAGAGCCTCAACTACTACGACCAAGCTAAAGAGCTGACACAGCTAAGGGCTGAATTCCCGCAATATGCCGCCCTTAATGCCCAGTCAGAGCAGGTGACTCTGCGACGTCTTGAGAGGGCGTACCAGGCCTTTTTTAGACGCTTGAGAGCGGGAGAGGCTGCTCCTGGATTTCCCAGGTTCAAAGCCTTCGACCGCTTTAAAGGTTGGGGATATGCGGCGCATGGGGATGGCTGGAAGTTCAAGCCTAATGCGGATTACGTACATGGCACGCTGCACCTCAGTGGCGTAGGTAATTTACAGGCACGTGGTCGACCGATGTTTATGGATCAGGCTAGGAGCAGCCGCGATCCAGGCCAGCCTAAGACCGTTGAGATCATACGTAAGAGTAGCGGAAAGTGGTTTGCGTCGATCACCTTTGCGACGCTGCGGCCATATCGAGCAAGTGGCACAGCGGCAGTCGGCATTGATTGGGGTACTGCCACGTTTGTCACCATCGTTGGTGACGACAACGCCCAGCGCCTCGTCGCCAATCCGCGTCACTTTAAAAAGTACGATTGCCATTTAAAGAAAGCGCAGCGTCGGTTGTCCCGCAAAAAGAGGGGGTCCAGGAACAGGGCCAAAGCCAAGCTGAAGGTGGTCTCCTGTCATGAGAGGCTGGCTAATCAGCATGATGATTTTCTCCACCAAACCAGCGCCCGTATTGTACGTGAGTCCAGACTAGTGGCTACAGAGGCTCTGAACATCAAGGGCATGACAGCCCACGGTGGTGTTTATAAGAAAGGGATAAATCGCAGTATCCTTGATACATCGCCTGGCAAATTTTTCGCATTGTTGGAGTTCAAAGCGGCAGACGCTGGTATTCCCTACATCGAAATACCAACCAGGAAGGTCAAACCATCGCAAAGCTGCTCCGGTTGTGGAGCTGTCCAAAAGAAGGCTTTGTCTGAGCGCGCGCACGCATGTGTTTGTGGGCTCACGCTTGATCGGGATGTGAATGCTGCACGTGTGATTTTGAATTATGCTTTAACAGGCTGTGTCACGGGACGGGAACCGTCCTTAGGTGTGGAGGGTGGGGTTACCCGCCCTTTGAAGCACGAAACTCTGACCATACCGGAACGCTCTTGCAAGAGAGCGTGAGGATTGGTCGGGGTAGTTCATATTTTTGTCGCCCTCATATCAGTTGGTTCGCCCTCGCCCAGAAACTTTTCGCACATCAATTTTAGACCCATGCGCACTGCGTCCGATTCACTGTAGCCTAACTCACTAAGGTCACGAAGACAGCCGAGGTCCGCCTGACTGAATCTAAATGATTTTAAAAGTGTAGGTTCTTTTCCCTTGTGTCCGACTCTCGCCACCCATTGGCGGTAGGAAGCTGCGGGTACAGATCGAAAATCTTCCGTGGCTTCCCCTCTACGTAAGGCTTTTATGACTCCTAGCAAATCCGCCGGTAGATGCTCTAAGTCCGAAAAAATACCAGGGCGCTTCAGAACTAAAGCTGGCAGTAATTCTAGGATTCGCTGTTCAAACTCACCCGCCCAAAGACAATCTTTAATTGAGATTTTGCCGCGACTTGGCGCGTACACTTGGTTTGTCTGTATCAGTCCATCCGCGACTAATTTACCAAGAACTTTCTTAAATCTGCTGCTTTGTCGCGCTGACTTAGCTTTGTCAGCTGATGCCTGAAGGCGCTTTTTTAAGCTGGGTGAGATACTCACACAAATTCCTCCAAATCTATGCCGTATATCTTACATAGATTTAAAAATAGAGGACTGGCCCCGGCCACTAGATAGTCCCTTATGAGAACGCGATTCTTCGCTTTAGCCTTCAAAGCCTTTGATATTAAGACGTACTCCAAATCAGCTCGGTATCCATCAAAGGTCAACCCACTATAGATTGAGCTATAAGTGGTTTCCCGCGGCATCCAAATCTCATTTGAAAGCTCATCGTAATGCAGTCCTTCCTCGGCTAAAATCGCACAGAATCGCTCCTTTGCTAACCAAGTGAAATTGGCATAAGCGTCGACATCCGCGGTAGCAAATACAGGGATATCAAGCTTGGCTGCGATAACGGCAGTCTGACCCAGCAGTTTAATGAAAAATCTTGGAATCTCAGCCACGCCATCTTTTCTAAGTGTCTGATTCAGTCGCGCAATATCTCGATCCAAGGACTGGAAAACTTTATCAATCATTTGTCCTCCGCAAAAGTCTGTACATACATAGTATCGGAATTTGTACATACATACTTTAAGTGATTTGTATCCACGTCTGCGGGGCGCAAACAAAGACTAATAATTACATTGCGTTAAATCACCTCGGGATTGCTGTTTTAATAATAATAGTCCAGGGCCACAACGGCTCCCGAACAGAATGGACGCCTAGTTCGACTGTCGCCTTGGGGAGGCAGGTATGCTCAGATATTGAGCACGACCGAAGGCAGCTCACGATCGGGTCAAGGCCCGCGCTGACCAGGCTTGCTGCCATCTAACGGTCGAAACTGTCCGGGCTTTCTACTCGGACGCTAACTGTACCCGAGTCACTACTGACGCAATGGTACGTGACGCTAGCGTGGTAGACCCACCATCCATAGTTTTCTACCGCGACAGCAAAGAAGGCGCACCCACTCTCACTGCCACCGATGGCCTCGGTGGCACTGTAGGTAGTTCGAACAAATGATCGCCGCAATCCGCCTTATTTATGGGGCGGTCAAGGCGATCCACTAAGGTTTCGCGTTAGCGAATACCGCCGCTAAATCCGTTTGTATAAGTAAATTGCATCGAATATTATCCCTCCGCTCTTTGACAAGTAAGGTACGGGTTCGATGCCCAAAACATGGCATCGGTAAAAACCTTAGTGTTGTGTCGAGTGTACTTGTGCGTGGCTACACTCACCCCGCTAGCGCGGATTAAAACTGACATAACTTTCTAGCGTACAAATCATTTTAGACCCTGGAACGGGGTTGCTCGCTGCAAGGCGGGTATCGGACGTGGAGTCCACATAAGACCAGCTTAGCGAAGCGAATCTGGCAAGGACGGCGAAGCGTTAAAAAAGATGAGAAAGCGAGAAGCTTCGGCTTCAAGCAAGTATCGGAAGCCTTACCCCTTTAGGGGGAGCGGTAGTTCACGCTTTATCTGGTTCCCAATGCTCTGTCTCTAACGTCCCCGGATCTTGGAATAGGAGCAACACTCTACTACCGCCGCATTAGCAGCATCGATAAGCGGCAAAATCGCCTTTGGCCCTAATGCCGGCAATTACGTCCGAAAGATCGGCGGTGGCTTCGGCTATGAGGGCGAAGTGCCGCTGGCTAAAGGCAAGCGCTGCTACTCAGTTAACGGCTTCTCACTCCACGCCAACAAATCCATTAATACACACGCTCGTGACCGACTTTACAAACTGATCGAATACATAGCCAGGAGCCCACTATCCAACGACCATCTTGAGATACTAGCAAACGGCGACGTCAAGCTTGCACTCAAAACGCCGTGGTCTAATGGCACTACGCATCTTGTGTTCACGCCGACCGAGTTCACCCGGAAGTTGGTGGCACTCATTCCCCCACCGCGCAGCCATCTCGTACGGTGAGCCCCCTTTCTCCAGTTTATTTGCACCGAAATCTCCTTACCGGAAAGACATAACCCTCAGGTCGGAGCTTAAGAAGGGATTCCAGTTTGGTGATGATGCAGCGGAGGGCAAGAAAAAGAGTGAGTTCAAGAACTACACCTGGTCAAAAATGCTCGCCCAGGTGCTTAAGATTGACGTCACCAAATGCGGCCAATGTGGAGGCGATCTCGTCAAGGTCTGCGCCGTCACCGACCTTATGCAAGCGAGACGCTATCTAAAACACCTTGGCCTAGACTACGAGCCTCCGCCCAGGGCGCCGCCGCGCTGCGAGCAGGGGGAGTTCCACTGTGAGTCTGATAACCTTCCTCAGTGTAGTGGACACCGAGTTAAGCGAGGCATGTGCTGGATGACGAGGCGGAGTCCAGTTAGCTCATGGGCTGGGGTGCCCTATTGCCTCGATAGCTGATGCTAAAGGACATCGCGGAGAATGCTCGTAGTCACGGTGGCCACAATGGCGCCTGGTACGGAGAAATCCTGCCATTTAGGCAGACAGTGGGTTGCGGAGGTGGGAAGGTTGGCCCAGGAAGCAAGCCCGGGTGCTGGGGCAATGGGGGTTGAATGTCCTACCAACGTTACATCGTGTTAAATGTATCTAGCACATTCGCGCCTGAGGTTATGGAACACTTTAATATCGCACCGAACGTCATACCCCGCTTTGCAGATTCCCCCTCTAACTTCTTCAAAGCCTGCGGAGACCGATTTGTCAGCGGTGTTCGCAAAGCTGCTGGTGTGATCCCGGTCATGCGTTGCGAAACTGCATCAGCGACGGAGAAATTGGCCCTGGAATCTAAAATAAAAGCTGAGGGCGGATTTAAGGCACTAACTGCTAGCGCCGAGATACAAACACTATTGGATAACGTTAGGGTTAAATCAACAGACGGCTGTCACATAGAGGTAGACTCATACGGTGGAGTTGGGAATTACGATTTCAAAGATAAAGCCACACTCGTAGAGAGTGCCGTCAACTACGTAACCAAGAGCACCCAAGCTACGGCAACTCCCGTTGAATTCGAAACGATGCCCTACACCGCTATAATTGATGCCGATTTCCACGCGAAAGTACTGTCAAAAATCGACCTCGAGCTTGTAGAACAACGCAAGTACTCATCCTACAAACAAAAATTTATTACCGACACGTTAACGGGTGTGTCACTAGCAAGCTCAGTACCAGACCCTCAAAAAACTCTTTTCAACCATGCTAGTGCCGTGATAAAGGCCGCGCGCGAAGACCTGAAAAGATGCTTTTCGCACATCTACGACCCCCAGGCATGTCGTGAGAGGGGTTTTCCAAAGTTACCGGATCGGGTCGTCTTAACACCCATGAATAACTAAACAAATCAAAACTATAGGGGATTTTAAGATGCAAGAGAAATACACTAAAATTCAGAAATTACAACGTTTAATGGGCCTCCTAACCATCGCTTCGCTGCTGTCATGCGGACCAATCGAGCAACTAAGCCGTGGCGTGAAAAAGGACACGGACGGCAGTGCCGAAAACACTCCTTCAGCGACTCCTGGCGCCGCCCCGAAAGACGAACTTTCAGTAAAAAAAGAAGCGATTCGCAAATCTGCAGCCGAAGCCACTACGGCCTCCCAGGCACAAGCGGCAGCTATCTCTTGCTCTGAGCAGCAGGAGCGCTTTGCAAGTTACGCCGAAGGTAGTCGCGCCTCCGCCAATATGACCTTTAGCAAGTGCCTAGATGAGGCCAAAGATGCCGCAGCAAGCGACGGCTGCTTAGCCTCGCTGCAGACTGGCCTCGACACCCAGCTAGTTCTGGCTAGAAAAATCTTCGGCTGCTGACAAACGCGATCAAGTTTGTTGGGCTACCCCATGCAATGACACCTAGTGCATCGATGGCTGGTGCTGTGGACAATTGCGGAGGGTGCTCTACTGGTGGCGATGGGAGCATGAGTGACGTCACGACCGAAGATTTTGATTGTTTTCTTGTCGTTAGTCACGTCAAGTCCATACGCAATAGTATTAGATCCTAGTCATCACCAGCACTCATTAGATGGAAGCACCTCTAAGTGATCCGGTAGTGGCTCATATTCGCAACTATTCGCTTTTCTCTGGTAAGAATACCACCTACCCTTGCGCCCTTGAGGGACGCCCACAACCAATGCTCCGGAAATGACAACTGGCGCGCCGAGCCACACACACACTGGAGCCTTGGCAATCGCCGGACAAACAATTTTGCCATCTTGCGGCACGATGACTAGTCCACCGGTTGCGTCATCCACTTTTGTCATAGCAATCTGCGCGGTAGCAAGTTTACCTGCCTCGACAGTGGCGCGCCCTTGGCCAGTGGAGTAGACGCTTGCGGTAGCGCTTTTCTTGTATGTTACAGTGATCAAGTAATCTCCTACCTCGAGATCTTTTATCTGGATCGGCTGGCCATCGAGCGTAAATAAATAAGTCACGGGTAGTATATATTTTTTATTTATCTCGAATGACATCGTGACCCGTGACAGGCTGATTTCCACCTCATCCACATCTGAGGGAAGATCCGGAGGCGTTGCCAAGGATAAGCTGGAATTAGTCGATTTATCAGTTTGGGTTTTTTTTGATTCTTGATCACTTGTCGCTGCCGTTAATTTTTTTTCCTTCGTCAGATTTTGTGATCCACAGCCCACAAACGTTACCGCTAGAGACATGGTGATACTAGTTGCAATAAGAATCCTATTTACTTTTTTATTCTGCATGATCGATGCTCCTCTATTAAATTTGATATTTGGTGTTACCTCTTAAATGATCTTTAAATTTCTGGACTTAATTACGCACTGATCTGATAATCATCTCCAATGACTGGATGCGTTGTTACGATACCTACCCCTGCAGTATTTTTACCGGACTGAGTATTTTGCGAGAAAATCCCGGGAATCGAGAGAAATTTTAGATAATTTACGTAGGCAACCCCCGTATAGGTGACCGGCACGTATCTGCATCCACGTCGGATGAGCCACATGGTCCACCAAGCGGCGAGTGAGGCTGATATGAGGCCTCGCCCCATGCGAGAAGTGAAGGCCGAGGGAACTATGTGACGATAAAGGATGTCCTCATCGCGGTAGTAATTCTTGGCGTGGGCTGCAAAGGCGCGCTTTGATTGCGCGTAAGCCTCTAGTTCAGGTATACCAAAGGATGAATGGAGCTCGATTTCTGAGCCGACAGCCCAAACCTGCGGCGGTATCAAACGTGCCTTGGTCAGATCCTTGAACAACTCGATCATCTGCACAAACGAATTGCAGTTTGCCGCCATCGTTGGCCCAGACTTAACACCGTGGGCTAGCACCAGGATGTCAGCAGAGCTGAGGACGTCCAAGATCCGACTGTAGTCGTTATAGTCATAGTCTTGACCGTATTTAAGCGGAATGACGACGGCGCCTGAATCCTCAAGCAGCGCCTTCATCGCACTGCCGTAGGCTCCAGAGGCTCCTGTCATCACGATGCGTTGACCCTCCAGGTGCACACAGGTACCCATTATCTTGTCTAGGGTCTGCACGAATGATCCCATGTGGGATTCAGCATAAACGTGATGGAGGTAATGATAACTCGGGCCGACAAAAATATGGCCTCGCGGATGTTTCAGTCTGCTGCTTGGTTGGTGATTTATATCGACGCCACGCTGAGCAATTGTAACGCCAAGAGCGATGGTGTGGACCAGTGCGATCAGTCCCACCGCCACAGGGCTACACACTGCGAGAAAGAGCAGTGTGACTGCCAGTTGGTTCAAATATTCTGGCACCCTGTGGTGCATGATATTTAACACGTCCAGCGAACGCTCATGCTGCAGGCTGGGTCCAAACCATTGATGATGCGTCTCGTGCAGCATCCCTAAACGACGCAATACGCCGTGTTTAGACTTTGCGAACCTGTGTAGCACTACATGGACTAGGTCAAAGCTTATGGTCGATAGCACGTAGATCAGAGCTAGCTGCAGACTTAACGAAATGTAGTCTGGAATGTAGCGCTCAAGTAAATAAATCGGAGTCATTGCAAGCCATCCTGAGAGCAAAAGGATAGTCGCAAACTCCTCCTCTAAACGGCTGCCAGCATCGCCTACCAACCAAGTATTTTGCGGAATCTCTAACTATCCGAATTTGATAACTCACTTATCGGCATTTATTAGAAAAACTTGAGTTCAAATTCAGATAAGTCAAAAATCCTTAAGTTTGCTGCACCTTGCCGATACCCGAACGATATAACGATAGGAGATTCAGGCCGTGTTGGGCGCGCCCACACACTCGACCCACTGTTTCCAGATCACGAATCACTTACTGACGTAACTATTACGATTACCGAAATGCCGCCAACAAGAACGGTTGAGGCTGGAATCCGGCCACTAAAACGTCTTGCCGCTAACTTACAGTAAAATGCTCGAGATCTTGTAAACAAGGGGATCAGTATTGGCGCGCTAGCGCGTTTACTCAAGCCCCAGTTAGTATAAGCAGTTTAGTGCCGGTGGCTCATGTCCTTACTACCAGACTAGCCTTTGACTCACTTTGTTTCTACAGTAGTTAATGATCCAGTTAGATTTTCATTTGTGCCACTAGACGTGACCGTATAGTTTGGCGAAACTTTAGTCCCTCGGAAGACTAACGTCCCCGTCCAATTATTACGAACGACATCGATTTTTCCGTTATCAAACCAAATATTACTACTGGCCGACACTTCAGCATTTACGTCGTGAAATTTATACTGAGTGACATCTGCGCTCTTGGTTTCTATCGTCTCAGTGCCGGGGGCAGAACCTTTGAGTGATTTCTCCGTCTTCCTAAAATAGGTTGTGCCATTTCCAATCGAATAAACCGAATAATTAGATCCCGACCGCAAAAAACTACTTTGAGCAAAATCCGTAGACGCCATTTGTCGGACGGTACGCCTTTTCGCCACTGATGTTACACCTTCTCTAATAGTCGTAGCGTCGAGATCTATAACGTCCTGATATATGTAGGATCCTTGAATACAGGAGTCGTTTCTCGCGGCTTTTTCAAAATCATAGAGTTTTTTGCCGTTCTCTACGCTGATGTCCCCCAAGGTACATTTGTAATAATAACGGAACCTACGGGTGGCTTTTACACTGACAACCTCAACTCCTAGTTCCTTATACTGTTGCTTCACACAGTCTGACCCATCAACTATTGTCATCAATCGAGCCGAAACTTTGTTAGATTCGAATGCGGCATCAGCCATTGAGAAGCAATCCCAATTTTCATCTCGCCAACTACCCGGCGTCGAGTCACCAGTTGATTCGCTCGTATTATCTTCTTTGTTATTGAAGTGGAAGAGACTCTCTTTGTTTAGACCGTCTATAACATCTAAACCTGAAGTTTCAATAACAGCATATCCTTCACTGACCTTCAAATCATCGGGCCCAAGCAGACTTGCCTCAAACGGCAGCGGCTGAGGAGACTGCTCTGATGCGGAAGCTTCAATTGATTTTCCTTTTTTAAATAGGCCACAACCAGACATCAACGAGATCAGAATAAAGTAACATCCGCATTCAATTGTCTCTTGTATTCTCATAGGATTCTCGACCCCATACTTGCGCAAATTCATCGAGCTATTTGAAGGTATTTGGACTTAAGGCCTGTTAGAGCAGAGAGACGGCGCTGCTGCAGCGGTACCGCTCGGTGTAAGGGGTGAGGTGTCAATGAAGGAAATCTTCGCGCCAGCAGCAATGGCTTCACTAAGGAATCGACGGGCGAATGCTGAGCCTAGGGAGGCAAACGTGCTGACTGCCTCGGCATTTTTAAAATAAGGTCGTACCTCGGGCGGTAGATTGCCGCCGCTAGTTGCAACTGCTGCAACAGTGTTCCCGACTATAAGGGGACCGCCAGAGTCGCCATGACCGGCGGTTGCGGTGTTTGTTTGAGTTTTCCCGTCAGAGCTACCGTCCCCCAAGACCAGGTACAAGTCTGAACCAAACTGCTGGCGGTATTCTGCGGGCGTGGATGCAATCCGGTTTTTTCCGTAGCGCTTTATGAGGCTTATTTCCTTTGGGGTGTTGTTTTGCGACAAAGGTGCATTGGTCTCACCAAAGCCGACCAAGGAGACTTCCTGATTTGGTGTCAAGGGAGCCTGCACGATCTTCGTCACCGTGGTGAATGTCCCCGCTGGAAATATCAAGATTGCAATATCTTTACCGGCCTCACTAAGATCACCGTCGGTGTAAGGCGCTACATTCTTGTTCGTCAGGGCGCGCGACCCAATAATAGCCTTGAGAGGCGGAATGGTACGGTCAACGTCATTCTGTAGGCTGACCTGGTCGTAGTTACTGCCCGGGAAATAAACCACGTCGCCAGTGGGGGTGTCTTCCAAACAGTGGCTCGCGGTGAGCATTGTATTATCACTCAGAATAGTAGCCGTGCAGAAACCGTCGACGTTTCCGATTAGTCCCACATTGGGAAACTCAACAGTTGGTGCGCCCCCCACTATGCCGAGGCAATTTTTGTCAGCTGAAGGCTTTTCCAAGCCATCCCTAGACGAGCCGACACCGGATCTCGCGTTCGAATTTTCTATGACAGATGTGACGCTCTTTTGTTGTTCTGGCTGGAAGCGGTGGCAGCCGCATAGGACGCAGTTTGATACGGCGAACGTGAGAGCAAAGGTAGACACTAATGAGTTTAGAGACCGTTGACCGTTCGAGGTTCGATATTGCCACATGCTGAGGCCGCCTTTACCTTTTCAGTCCTGTCGGCTAGTGACAAGTGTCAGGTCGCTGTGATCAGGAACAGTGGGCTACCTCTAAGTACATGCCGACTTATCGGAGGATTATTCGGAAAGTTTAGAAAAATATGGTAAGTGGCCTGAACTTTTGAAAAAAAGAATTGGCAATCCGTGTACGGTGATAAGTGTCGAGCAAAATTGATTATTACACCACGTAATATTCACATCATTTGATCGGCAACAAAAAGGCACGTCATCTATCAAATTCGGAAAACTGCGGTATTAATGGTGCCGTGAAAAGATGTCGTTTACGGCATGGTTTTACGGCACCAGCCCGAGCTAACTCCATAGCGTTTGCGATTTCAAGACGGGATACGTTGTACCAACGTGAACTAAAATCCGCCTAGCGCTCTTTAGCGCGCAGCTTATCAACCTCGTCCACACTCAGTCCGCAAAGGGTTGCAAGCTCCTTACTTGATAATCCCGACGTGGCAACATTGCCCAGAAGCCCATGCAGCAGTGAGATCTTTGCTACTCGTTCGCCCTCTGCTATACCCTCTGCTCTGCCCCTCGCTTCACCCTCTGCCATACCCTCAGCCCTACCACGTGTCAGTGCGTACTCGAGATCACTCTCGTAGTCACGACGACCGCGCTCGCGCATGCGGGCTATCTCCCGCTTCTCCTCGTCGGCGGAGATTTCTTCTAGCTTTTTTTGGCTTTCTTCACTGCTGGCATGGTGGCTATCACCTCATCGAGTCCTGCGAGTCCTAATTGATGAGGACTATACAAAAATTGACACCAAAGTGCCAAAGCCAAGTCTTCCTGCGAGTGAAGGGCGGCTGGCAACTTGCGGATGATTTTGGGAATCTCGACAAAGTGCATGGTAAATAGGGGTGGCAGCTGGGCCAGGTTTGACTGCTCTTTCATGCTAAACACATAGTGGCCGTGGTCCGCTGGCGCCTCAGGGAATCCGATGGCATTGAGCAAGAATATAGTCGAGACCGGCTTCAGGCTTTGGTAGCGCTGCCCACGACTCAGCTGCGCATTGATCACGCGACTGCCGTAATAATAGGCTCGCTCCGGGATATAAGAACGCCATGCCATCTGCATCTCTAGGTCGACAAGCCTACCGTCACTGAGCTCCATCAGGATATCGAGCACGGTATCTTTGTCCCGTATGTGTTTCTTGGGTAGATGCGGGTTTTTAACCGTGGCTGTTACAATGGGTTACTCTGGTCTTAAGATCGCCGT
This genomic interval from Deltaproteobacteria bacterium contains the following:
- a CDS encoding Rpn family recombination-promoting nuclease/putative transposase, whose translation is MVTATVKNPHLPKKHIRDKDTVLDILMELSDGRLVDLEMQMAWRSYIPERAYYYGSRVINAQLSRGQRYQSLKPVSTIFLLNAIGFPEAPADHGHYVFSMKEQSNLAQLPPLFTMHFVEIPKIIRKLPAALHSQEDLALALWCQFLYSPHQLGLAGLDEVIATMPAVKKAKKS
- a CDS encoding transposase, whose amino-acid sequence is MELLKRKVTYRIYPSTKQANKMVEMMRLHQRLYNAALEQRIDAYRRCGKSLNYYDQAKELTQLRAEFPQYAALNAQSEQVTLRRLERAYQAFFRRLRAGEAAPGFPRFKAFDRFKGWGYAAHGDGWKFKPNADYVHGTLHLSGVGNLQARGRPMFMDQARSSRDPGQPKTVEIIRKSSGKWFASITFATLRPYRASGTAAVGIDWGTATFVTIVGDDNAQRLVANPRHFKKYDCHLKKAQRRLSRKKRGSRNRAKAKLKVVSCHERLANQHDDFLHQTSARIVRESRLVATEALNIKGMTAHGGVYKKGINRSILDTSPGKFFALLEFKAADAGIPYIEIPTRKVKPSQSCSGCGAVQKKALSERAHACVCGLTLDRDVNAARVILNYALTGCVTGREPSLGVEGGVTRPLKHETLTIPERSCKRA
- a CDS encoding trypsin-like serine protease, producing MWQYRTSNGQRSLNSLVSTFALTFAVSNCVLCGCHRFQPEQQKSVTSVIENSNARSGVGSSRDGLEKPSADKNCLGIVGGAPTVEFPNVGLIGNVDGFCTATILSDNTMLTASHCLEDTPTGDVVYFPGSNYDQVSLQNDVDRTIPPLKAIIGSRALTNKNVAPYTDGDLSEAGKDIAILIFPAGTFTTVTKIVQAPLTPNQEVSLVGFGETNAPLSQNNTPKEISLIKRYGKNRIASTPAEYRQQFGSDLYLVLGDGSSDGKTQTNTATAGHGDSGGPLIVGNTVAAVATSGGNLPPEVRPYFKNAEAVSTFASLGSAFARRFLSEAIAAGAKISFIDTSPLTPSGTAAAAPSLCSNRP